Proteins encoded by one window of Microcoleus sp. FACHB-68:
- a CDS encoding S1 family peptidase — protein MQTNRLIASTLAAAVATAGMSAIAEAGTIRHDRSDNDYRTRANLFPSVGRLSLRGPASAWTCSGTLIGSNWLLTAAHCLEDQAANSQNVTTGSFFIGGNSYSVRGGVKYSGWLNNNRNPTAGADIGLLQLSSNVSNVTAASRFAGTNEALQVGTYVGFGNRGTGLTGQIAGTAGTKRAGENTIANGSVLDWSSNLLISDFSDPRIAGSNARNVEYSIAQGDSGGGLFINGRLAGVSTVVYNSNGNSMWSDYSDFSLATRVSSFNNWIQNVMSQGLVSPGITTAGNPTTTSTSNTLMAADISDSERLEDLLTIAIYEDIYSNSAKVPEPSTAVGLLSLGGLLGLLRRRK, from the coding sequence GTGCAAACTAATCGCCTAATCGCCTCAACACTTGCTGCCGCAGTCGCTACAGCCGGCATGAGCGCGATTGCTGAAGCCGGCACGATTCGTCACGACCGATCTGATAATGACTACCGAACCCGGGCAAACTTGTTTCCCAGCGTAGGCCGACTGTCTTTAAGAGGCCCTGCAAGCGCTTGGACTTGTTCGGGAACGCTGATCGGTTCAAATTGGTTGCTCACCGCCGCCCACTGCCTGGAAGATCAAGCGGCAAATTCCCAAAACGTTACAACTGGGAGTTTTTTTATTGGCGGTAACAGTTATTCCGTTCGCGGTGGCGTTAAATATAGTGGCTGGTTAAATAACAATCGCAATCCAACTGCCGGCGCTGACATTGGACTCTTGCAGCTCAGTAGTAATGTCTCGAATGTCACTGCGGCTTCGCGGTTCGCCGGCACAAATGAAGCGTTGCAAGTAGGAACTTACGTTGGGTTTGGCAACCGGGGGACAGGTTTAACCGGCCAAATTGCAGGGACTGCCGGCACCAAACGTGCGGGGGAAAATACAATCGCCAATGGTAGTGTCTTGGATTGGTCTAGCAACTTACTGATCTCGGATTTTAGCGATCCTCGAATTGCCGGTTCAAATGCCCGAAATGTAGAATACAGCATCGCCCAAGGAGATAGCGGCGGGGGACTGTTTATAAATGGACGTCTTGCCGGTGTTAGCACAGTCGTTTATAACAGCAACGGGAATTCCATGTGGAGTGATTATAGCGATTTCTCCCTGGCAACTCGCGTCTCATCTTTTAATAACTGGATTCAAAATGTGATGAGTCAGGGATTGGTATCACCGGGAATTACCACTGCCGGCAATCCGACAACCACTTCCACTTCTAATACTTTAATGGCTGCGGATATATCAGATTCGGAACGATTAGAAGATTTACTGACAATAGCCATATATGAGGATATTTATAGTAACTCTGCCAAAGTGCCTGAACCTTCCACAGCGGTTGGTTTGCTTTCGTTAGGTGGCTTGCTAGGTTTGTTGCGCCGGCGCAAGTAA